Proteins encoded in a region of the Pseudomonas denitrificans (nom. rej.) genome:
- a CDS encoding BRO-N domain-containing protein, producing the protein MSEEVLIPTEFIRHKRLLRAVLLEDQCWFCAHDLGRLIGVPWLAERVERNLDDDQFRRAWVRDGSGDYVDELLISESAVYAALIHYFHPENRSVRQWLSLHVIPALRDQHRLDAGEPRRELLRGTTTLSVLKWQGVTWVPYQNWPELSLGPESTT; encoded by the coding sequence ATGTCTGAAGAGGTCCTGATCCCCACCGAATTCATCCGCCACAAGCGCCTGCTGCGCGCCGTGCTGCTGGAAGACCAGTGCTGGTTCTGCGCCCACGATCTGGGCCGGCTGATCGGCGTTCCATGGCTGGCCGAGCGCGTGGAACGCAACCTGGACGACGACCAGTTCCGCCGCGCCTGGGTGCGCGATGGCAGCGGCGATTACGTCGATGAGCTGCTGATCAGCGAGTCGGCGGTGTATGCGGCGTTGATTCACTACTTCCATCCGGAGAATCGCAGCGTGCGGCAGTGGTTGTCGTTGCATGTGATTCCGGCGTTGCGGGACCAGCATCGGCTGGATGCTGGCGAGCCGAGACGGGAGCTCCTGCGGGGGACGACGACGTTGTCGGTGTTGAAGTGGCAGGGCGTGACCTGGGTGCCCTACCAGAACTGGCCCGAGCTGAGCCTCGGGCCGGAGAGCACGACGTAG
- the ycaC gene encoding isochorismate family cysteine hydrolase YcaC: MTNPTYNRLDKDNAAVLLVDHQAGLLSLVRDIDPDKFKNNVLALGDLAKFFNLPTILTTSFETGPNGPLVPELKAQFPDAPYIARPGQINAWDNEDFVKAVKATGKKQLIIAGVVTEVCVAFPALSALAEGFDVFVVADASGTFNEMTRDAAWRRMEAAGAQLMTWFGVACELHRDWRNDVEGLAALCSNHIPDYRNLMTSYNAFAAGK, encoded by the coding sequence ATGACCAACCCCACCTACAACCGCCTGGACAAAGACAACGCCGCCGTACTGCTGGTCGACCACCAGGCCGGTCTGCTCTCGCTGGTCCGCGACATCGATCCGGACAAGTTCAAGAACAACGTGCTGGCGCTGGGCGACCTGGCCAAATTCTTCAACCTGCCGACCATCCTCACCACCAGCTTCGAAACCGGCCCCAACGGCCCGCTGGTTCCCGAGCTGAAGGCACAGTTCCCGGACGCGCCGTACATCGCTCGCCCCGGTCAGATCAACGCCTGGGACAACGAAGACTTCGTGAAAGCGGTGAAGGCCACCGGCAAGAAGCAGCTGATCATCGCCGGTGTGGTGACCGAGGTCTGTGTGGCGTTCCCGGCGCTGTCGGCCCTGGCGGAAGGTTTCGATGTGTTCGTGGTGGCGGATGCGTCCGGCACCTTCAACGAGATGACCCGCGATGCGGCCTGGCGCCGGATGGAAGCGGCCGGTGCGCAGCTGATGACCTGGTTCGGCGTGGCGTGTGAGCTGCACCGCGACTGGCGCAACGATGTCGAAGGGCTGGCGGCGCTGTGCTCGAACCACATTCCTGATTACCGGAATCTGATGACCAGTTACAACGCGTTTGCGGCTGGCAAGTAA
- a CDS encoding LysR family transcriptional regulator: MSDSDKPNTRLFDLDLLRAIVTVADCGSFTTAATRLHSTQSTVSQKIRRLEEMAGHRLLERGNRDVLPTDAGDTLLGYARRLLALNDEMLEALSGATVALTVRIGVPDDFATGRTTEQLAAFNRRYPQVKLEVTSGLSRDLSASYDRGELDLVLLKQRQNAREAVACWPEKTRWVDSAKNACIELDPLPIVTFPPRGVYRDEMIAALESIGRRWHISFTSSSLSGIQSAIADGMGIGLLPQRAVTMEHAVLPKNIGLPSVDVFEVAMLHRPAVDPMVKELARVLSRVLAQDTKG, translated from the coding sequence ATGAGCGACAGTGACAAACCGAATACCCGCCTCTTCGACCTCGACCTGCTCCGCGCCATCGTCACGGTGGCCGACTGCGGCAGTTTCACCACGGCCGCTACGCGCCTGCATTCGACCCAGTCCACCGTCAGCCAGAAGATCCGCCGGCTGGAGGAAATGGCCGGGCACCGGCTGCTGGAACGCGGCAACCGCGATGTGCTGCCCACCGATGCCGGCGACACGCTGCTGGGCTATGCCCGGCGCCTGCTGGCGTTGAATGACGAGATGCTCGAGGCGCTGTCCGGCGCCACGGTGGCGCTGACAGTGCGCATCGGTGTGCCGGACGACTTCGCCACCGGGCGCACGACCGAGCAACTGGCCGCGTTCAACCGCCGCTATCCGCAGGTGAAGCTGGAAGTCACCAGCGGGCTGAGCCGTGATCTGTCCGCCAGCTATGACCGTGGCGAGCTGGACCTGGTACTGCTCAAGCAGCGGCAGAACGCCCGCGAGGCGGTGGCCTGCTGGCCGGAGAAGACGCGCTGGGTGGATAGCGCGAAGAACGCCTGCATCGAGCTGGACCCGCTGCCCATCGTGACCTTCCCGCCGCGCGGGGTGTACCGCGACGAGATGATCGCCGCGCTGGAATCCATTGGTCGGCGCTGGCACATCAGTTTCACCAGTTCGAGCCTCTCCGGCATCCAGTCGGCCATCGCCGACGGCATGGGCATCGGTCTGCTGCCGCAGCGCGCGGTGACGATGGAGCACGCCGTGCTGCCGAAGAATATCGGGCTACCCTCGGTGGACGTGTTCGAAGTGGCGATGCTCCACCGGCCGGCGGTGGACCCGATGGTGAAGGAGCTGGCGCGGGTGCTGTCGCGGGTTCTGGCGCAGGACACGAAAGGCTGA
- a CDS encoding DUF1654 domain-containing protein, which translates to MHAATYNQLSARVNALLADPTTLKNLGITLRREPSDDSAAWSQLVTDLRQAPNLTLLPLQDGAIRLAWHSWLD; encoded by the coding sequence ATGCACGCCGCAACCTACAACCAGCTGTCCGCCCGCGTGAACGCCCTGCTCGCAGACCCGACCACCCTGAAGAACCTCGGCATCACCCTGCGCCGCGAACCCAGCGACGACTCCGCCGCCTGGAGCCAACTGGTCACCGACCTGCGCCAGGCCCCGAACCTGACCCTGCTGCCCCTGCAGGACGGCGCGATCCGGCTGGCCTGGCACAGCTGGCTGGATTGA
- a CDS encoding bifunctional allantoicase/(S)-ureidoglycine aminohydrolase has product MAKSTYYAPHGGHPAQTELLTDRAMFTEAYAVIPKGVMRDIVTSHLPFWDNMRMWVIARPLSGFAETFAQYIVELAPQGGSDKPEQDINAEAVLFIVEGELTLTLQGEVHKMQPGGYAFIPPGADYKVRNTSGQHTRFHWIRKHYQKVDGVPLPEAFVTNEQDIEPKVMPDTEGRWSTTRFVDMADMRHDMHVNIVNFEPGGVIPFAETHVMEHGLYVLEGKAVYRLNQDWVEVEAGDFMWLRAFCPQACYSGGPGRFRYLLYKDVNRHMRLTLNQPH; this is encoded by the coding sequence ATGGCCAAATCCACTTATTACGCGCCGCACGGCGGGCACCCGGCACAGACCGAGCTGCTCACCGACCGCGCCATGTTCACCGAAGCCTATGCCGTGATCCCCAAGGGCGTGATGCGTGACATCGTCACCAGCCACCTGCCCTTCTGGGACAACATGCGCATGTGGGTCATCGCCCGCCCGCTGTCGGGCTTTGCCGAGACCTTCGCGCAGTACATCGTCGAGCTGGCGCCCCAGGGCGGCAGCGACAAGCCCGAGCAGGACATCAACGCCGAAGCGGTGCTGTTCATCGTCGAAGGCGAGCTGACCCTGACCCTGCAGGGTGAAGTACACAAGATGCAGCCGGGCGGCTATGCGTTCATTCCGCCGGGCGCCGACTACAAGGTGCGCAACACCAGCGGCCAGCACACCCGCTTCCACTGGATCCGCAAGCACTACCAGAAAGTCGACGGCGTACCGCTGCCCGAAGCCTTCGTCACCAACGAGCAGGACATCGAGCCGAAGGTGATGCCGGACACCGAAGGCCGCTGGAGCACCACCCGCTTCGTCGATATGGCCGACATGCGCCATGACATGCACGTGAACATCGTGAACTTCGAGCCGGGCGGCGTGATTCCGTTCGCCGAGACCCACGTGATGGAACACGGCCTGTACGTGCTGGAAGGCAAGGCGGTGTACCGCCTGAACCAGGACTGGGTCGAAGTGGAAGCCGGCGACTTCATGTGGCTGCGCGCGTTTTGCCCGCAGGCATGCTACTCCGGTGGCCCCGGTCGCTTCCGCTACCTGCTGTACAAGGATGTGAACCGTCACATGCGCCTGACCCTGAACCAGCCGCACTGA